The following coding sequences lie in one Aspergillus puulaauensis MK2 DNA, chromosome 3, nearly complete sequence genomic window:
- a CDS encoding uncharacterized protein (COG:S;~EggNog:ENOG410PWKE;~InterPro:IPR000791;~PFAM:PF01184;~TransMembrane:6 (o36-55i62-82o94-118i130-150o156-175i187-206o);~go_component: GO:0016021 - integral component of membrane [Evidence IEA]), which translates to MEKLQHHDVDAVRPDIEAARLRPVAADSRLANPNPLGFGAFATTLMTLSLSNMGFRGVDNQTVFIADLCLLAGFGLLISAQWEMVRGSTFGYTVLAAFGLYYAGYGVLLMPSMGIVGAYGGKSPEFYNAFGFYLLVWSILNFFFFLASLATNIPNIIIYGALELSYIFNCASHFALADGNAHIGTSLTKASGAFGFVSALAGYYMLCHGLCQGSLPFTMPLCETERFFRGRRPVGKEM; encoded by the exons ATGGAAAAGCTCCAGCACCATGATGTCGACGCGGTCCGACCGGACATTGAGGCCGCCAGGCTACGTCCCGTCGCAGCGGACAGTCGGCTCGCCAATCCG AATCCGTTAGGCTTCGGGGCATTTGCGACGACCTTGATGACACTTTCACTTTCAAATATGGGCTTTCGCGGGGTTGATAATCAGACGGTGTTCATCGCCGATCTCTGCCTTTtggctggctttggcttgtTGATTTCGGCGCAGTGGGAGATGGTTAGGGGGAGTACGTTTGGATATACAGTGCTTGCTGCTTTTG GACTGTACTACGCTGGATATGGTGTGCTCTTGATGCCCTCTATGGGGATCGTCGGGGCTTACGGCGGCAAGTCACCCGAATTCTACAACGCCTTTGGGTTCTATCTTCTTG TCTGGTCCATCCTaaacttctttttcttcctcgcctccctAGCAAC AAACATCccaaatataataatctacGGCGCTCTCGAACTGTCATATATATTCAATTGCGCCTCGCATTTCGCCCTCGCTGACGGAAATGCACACATAGGGACAAGCCTCACCAAAGCATCCGGGGCATTCGGCTTCGTCTCAGCGCTGGCTGGGTATTACATGCTGTGTCATGGCCTTTGCCAAGGTTCACTGCCATTTACGATGCCATTATGCGAGACTGAGAGGTTTTTCCGCGGGCGGAGACCTGTCGGGAAGGAGATGTAG
- a CDS encoding ankyrin repeat domain-containing protein (InterPro:IPR002110,IPR020683,IPR036770;~PFAM:PF13857,PF12796,PF00023,PF13637,PF13606;~go_function: GO:0005515 - protein binding [Evidence IEA]), translated as MLPTFNRFQDDHAHLLGSGSDSKGSAENGTTAGVIRVLLRAGVDPNSFESDTYWTALHLAVQNRNVESASVLLDFGADPNMTDDEGWTPLHLAVQDGDVVAVAVLLAGGADGESRTDKGETPVMLGIRLGKEKVVRTLLDRGCKAGLGAGRVSAWDWLDGAPVPDLENQGYGRALRP; from the coding sequence ATGCTGCCGACGTTTAACCGTTTCCAGGATGACCATGCACATCTACTGGGATCTGGTTCTGATTCAAAAGGGTCCGCTGAGAATGGGACTACTGCGGGAGTAATCAGGGTTCTGCTCCGTGCAGGCGTCGATCCGAATAGTTTTGAATCGGATACATACTGGACTGCATTACATTTAGCGGTGCAGAATCGGAATGTCGAATCTGCTTCAGTGTTGTTGGACTTCGGCGCAGATCCGAATATGACGGACGATGAGGGCTGGACGCCGCTGCATCTTGCGGTGCAGGATGGAGATGTTGTCGCAGTGGCGGTACTACTCGCAGGTGGGGCCGATGGGGAGAGCAGGACGGACAAGGGCGAAACACCTGTTATGCTTGGGATACGGttaggaaaggaaaaggttGTGAGGACGTTGCTGGATCGGGGATGCAAGGCAGGTCTTGGTGCCGGGAGGGTTTCTGCTTGGGACTGGCTGGACGGCGCCCCAGTCCCCGATTTGGAGAACCAGGGGTATGGGCGGGCATTGCGGCCTTGA
- a CDS encoding uncharacterized protein (InterPro:IPR029069), translating into MPLDESYRWKDIKEQTTIIKTVLPQHLSSNANPTNPAVLSTTALIALMEAASADALTNTLKKAHCLISVPSRMSIDHLSPVGAETTLRAAAQFKGVSSADSNTLEFDVLVHTHAYREPNTIIAKGTFWRTITCQENLESTAYLANMERCRTNSSGPPNLAAESAFHTYIRHKTASMSCFKPDGNNIHHRPACELCYPFPKRSWAGAVAPAHDPISRGFLHAVHHGPPRLVELWITSGVDLPRAVLDSAL; encoded by the coding sequence ATGCCCTTGGACGAGAGCTACCGCTGGAAGGATATTAAGGAGCAAACTACTATTATCAAAACGGTGCTTCCTCAGCATCTTTCCAGCAATGCAAACCCCACTAACCCAGCCGTCCTGTCAACAACGGCCCTCATCGCTCTAATGGAAGCAGCCAGTGCGGATGCCCTGACCAACACGCTTAAAAAAGCACATTGCTTAATCTCAGTCCCATCTCGCATGTCAATCGACCATCTGAGCCCCGTTGGAGCAGAAACAACGCTCCGCGCAGCAGCTCAGTTCAAAGGTGTCAGCAGCGCCGACAGCAACACCCTCGAATTCGACGTTCTCGTCCACACCCATGCCTACCGGGAGCCAAACACGATCATCGCAAAAGGAACCTTTTGGCGTACAATAACATGTCAGGAGAACCTAGAAAGCACAGCATACCTCGCCAACATGGAGCGATGCCGCACCAATTCCTCCGGACCCCCAAACCTCGCAGCCGAATCAGCTTTTCACACCTACATCCGACACAAAACCGCCTCGATGTCTTGCTTCAAACCCGATGGTAATAACATACATCATAGACCCGCCTGTGAACTGTGCTATCCATTCCCCAAACGTTCCTGGGCCGGCGCTGTAGCGCCAGCGCACGATCCTATCTCACGCGGCTTCCTACACGCCGTACATCACGGACCACCGCGGTTAGTGGAGCTCTGGATTACCAGCGGTGTCGACCTTCCTCGAGCGGTACTAGATAGCGCGCTATAA
- a CDS encoding glycoside hydrolase family 76 protein (CAZy:GH76;~COG:G;~EggNog:ENOG410PFRH;~InterPro:IPR005198,IPR008928,IPR014480;~PFAM:PF03663;~TransMembrane:1 (o490-511i);~go_function: GO:0008496 - mannan endo-1,6-alpha-mannosidase activity [Evidence IEA];~go_process: GO:0005975 - carbohydrate metabolic process [Evidence IEA];~go_process: GO:0016052 - carbohydrate catabolic process [Evidence IEA]) gives MKSDGCFASLVSRLNPVLIKVATASLASTHRRRKTFVLQLLLAAAAIPSAMRFQGGAHMAIAALQILPLTSHVYALDLDIDNQESIKDAGSTAAYNMMTWYKPFNGTDNPGFIERSWWTGAALYLACLNYWHATNDTTYNEDVSIGLQHQGGEGGDYMPSWASGVGNDDQMFWGLAAITAAEYNLPNRPDGDTWLTLAERVFNDQKESGNGGWETTICGGGLRWQKDVWQGGYTMKNSVSNGGFFMLAARLAWFKQEDEFATWAEKVWDWATKVNLVNKKTWEVADSVSAGSGGADGCTLPDHTRWTYNYGTFLSGAAYMYAYTNDSKWLDITSNLVDSLFATFILPKQGGVIADPCEATGVCDEDANRPLFKGLTISWLADTALIIPSLRDKILPKLQASAEGAAKSCTGKGQSLCGNRWYGGYDGQNSMENSITGSQMMSAVMLKFLGSSSKPVSVATGGNGTSDPHSDTGKGSGGKEFAPITMADRAGAGILTVLCVAGMIAGVVFLFSDGPL, from the exons ATGAAATCAGATGGATGCTTCGCCTCGCTTGTTTCCAGGCTGAACCCTGTCCTTATCAAGGTCGCAACAGCATCCTTGGCTTCAACACACCGCCGCCGAAAAACTTTCGTCCTTCAGTTGCTATTAGCAGCTGCGGCCATACCGAGCGCAATGAGGTTTCAAGGTGGCGCCCACATGGCGATAGCCGCGTTGCAAATTCTACCGCTTACCAGCCATGTCTACGCGCttgacttggatattgaCAATCAGG AGTCGATCAAAGATGCCGGGAGCACCGCCGCCTACAACATGATGACATGGTACAAACCCTTCAATGGGACAGACAATCCTGGTTTTATCGAAAGATCCTGGTGGACAGGGGCTGCTTTATATCTGGCATGTCTCAATTACTGGCATGCTACGAACGATACGACTTATAACGAAGATGTCAGCATCGGGTTGCAACACCAGGGAGGTGAGGGCGGAGACTACATGCCCTCGTGGGCAAGTGGAGTA GGAAATGACGATCAAATGTTCTGGGGTCTTGCGGCTATCACCGCAGCGGAATATAATCTGCCGAATCGTCCAGATGGCGACACATGGCTCACCCTCGCCGAGCGTGTTTTCAACGACCAGAAGGAATCAGGGAACGGTGGATGGGAGACGACTATTTGCGGGGGTGGCCTTCGCTGGCAGAAGGACGTGTGGCAAGGCGGTTATACCATGAAGAACTCGGTGTCGAACGGCGGCTTTTTTATGCTCGCGGCGCGTCTCGCTTGGTTTAAACAAGAGGATGAGTTCGCGACGTGGGCTGAGAAGGTCTGGGACTGGGCTACCAAGGTAAATCTGGTCAATAAAAAGACCTGGGAAGTGGCAGATAGTGTCAGTGCAGGCTCGGGGGGCGCCGATGGCTGCACTCTTCCTGACCACACGCGGTGGACATACAACTATGGCACCTTTTTGTCTGGTGCTGCTTACATGTATGCCTAT ACGAACGACAGTAAATGGCTTGATATTACCAGCAACCTCGTGGATTCATTGTTTGCGACGTTTATTCTACCTAAACAAGGAGGAGTGATCGCAGACCCGTGCGAAGCCACGGGCGTATGCGATGAAGACGCGAACCGGCCACTCTTCAAAGGCCTTACGATATCGTGGCTTGCAGATACTGCATTGATCATCCCTTCCCTTAGGGACAAGATCCTCCCAAAGCTTCAAGCGTCTGCCGAGGGCGCTGCAAAATCATGCACCGGCAAAGGCCAAAGCCTTTGTGGTAACCGCTGGTACGGCGGATACGACGGACAGAACTCAATGGAGAATTCAATCACCGGCAGTCAGATGATGAGTGCTGTTATGTTGAAGTTTCTCGGCTCATCCTCAAAACCAGTCTCGGTGGCAACAGGAGGAAACGGCACCAGCGATCCGCATTCTGACACTGGGAAGGGTTCGGGGGGTAAGGAATTCGCCCCCATCACGATGGCAGATCGAGCAGGAGCTGGGATCCTGACAGTGCTCTGCGTGGCTGGTATGATAGCAGGGGTGGTCTTTCTGTTTAGTGACGGGCCCTTATAA
- a CDS encoding uncharacterized protein (COG:S;~EggNog:ENOG410PUTI;~InterPro:IPR005302;~go_function: GO:0003824 - catalytic activity [Evidence IEA];~go_function: GO:0030151 - molybdenum ion binding [Evidence IEA];~go_function: GO:0030170 - pyridoxal phosphate binding [Evidence IEA]), with protein MSRIKTELWLPQRKSNPNDPLVQAGGCVVVTFPDPDNPSWVNRVFLYDAADLLIAPLQPTPAQIGHSDLSLKVFRIHYRDTKGLDMGTIPSVSAALPKLKRFLGIPEGQCLTLLKCTPESLTRTDKNLAPLEHIGSPAMHGYTDQQPININSLSSVHAASALLPFENQPLNALRFCTNMWIAGLPAYAEETWKR; from the exons ATGTCTCGGATCAAGACGGAGCTATGGCTTCCGCAAAGGAAGAGCAATCCGAATGACCCCTTAGTTCAGGCCGGTGGATGTGTGGTCGTGACGTTCCCAGACCCTGACAATCCTAGCTGGGTCAATCG GGTGTTTCTTTACGACGCCGCAgatctcctcatcgcccCCCTCCAGCCCACGCCCGCGCAGATAGGCCACTCTGACTTAAGCCTAAAAGTGTTCCGAATCCACTACCGTGATACAAAAGGCCTCGACATGGGGACTATACCTTCTGTTTCTGCAGCTTTGCCCAAGCTGAAGAGATTTCTGGGCATACCAGAGGGCCAATGCCTCACGCTCTTGAAGTGTACGCCAGAGAGTCTTACGCGAACGGACAAGAATCTCGCGCCACTTGAACACATCGGTTCCCCAGCTATGCACGGCTACACAGATCAGCAGCCAATCAATATAAATAGCTTGTCTTCAGTACACGCGGCATCAGCGCTTCTCCCATTTGAGAATCAGCCCCTTAACGCTCTTCGATTCTGTACAAACATGTGGATTGCAGGCCTTCCTGCATATGCCGAAGAGACTTGGAAGCGTTAA
- a CDS encoding uncharacterized protein (COG:G;~EggNog:ENOG410PJDU;~InterPro:IPR017853,IPR033452,IPR013780,IPR001139;~PFAM:PF17189;~SECRETED:SignalP(1-26);~go_function: GO:0004348 - glucosylceramidase activity [Evidence IEA];~go_process: GO:0006665 - sphingolipid metabolic process [Evidence IEA]), with protein MRGKMRTMSPLRRLLLALAIPKAVLSAGSIEVDTSSILQEIHGFGFSQAFGRASEFEAASADLQKQALDLLFSTETGAGFSIIRNNIPSSVDSTIEPGSPGSPPDTPNYTWSGDDAGQVWFTKQAVLYGVSTIYANAWSAPGFMKTNGDEAAPGTSYSQMQISSDAAEAISLIPTLYQTVQDADLALNITCCDAIGWDGQETYTTALNAAGMDEYLNVITSHMYTSDATSAIDTGLPTWITEAGVETGDAPFTTTWHDSGAPNEGMLWASKLATGFIDANLSAYLFWEGFEIEETQSASHLVDVGSSGGAEGSGIFYAFSMWSRFIRPGAHRVETNGSVDDVATAAFVNADGSVVVVLTNGGDVAQTVQIGVSVQFTAADAWVTDNDHQIAETNATVSSGSVGVDVPARGVVTVKLT; from the exons ATGCGTGGGAAAATGCGTACAATGagtcctcttcgtcgcctACTACTAGCCCTCGCGATTCCCAAGGCAGTTCTGTCGGCAGGCTCGATCGAGGTCGATACCAGCTCCATCCTACAAGAGATCCATGGCTTCGGCTTTTCTCAAGCCTTCGGGCGCGCCAGCGAGTTCGAGGCTGCTAGCGCTGATCTGCAGAAACAGGCCCTGGACCTCCTCTTCAGCACCGAGACAGGGGCTGGGTTCAGCATAATCCGGAACAACATCCCATCTAGTGTTGACAGCACCATTGAGCCAGGGAGCCCTGGTTCGCCGCCAGATACACCCAATTACACATGGAGCGGCGATGACGCCGGGCAGGTTTGGTTTACCAAGCAAGCTGTGTTGTACGGCGTGTCGACTATCTATGCGAATGCTTGGAGCGCGCCGGGGTTTATGAAAACCAATGGTGACGAGGCAGCGCCTGG GACCAGCTATTCCCAAATGCAGATCAGCTCAGACGCAGCGGAAGCCATCTCATTGATTCCAACTCTATACCAAACCGTCCAAGACGCGGACCTAGCCCTGAACATCACATGCTGCGATGCCATCGGCTGGGACGGCCAGGAAACCTACACGACTGCCCTCAACGCCGCCGGTATGGACGAGTATCTCAACGTAATCACATCCCACATGTACACCAGCGATGCCACCTCTGCTATCGACACAGGCCTGCCAACCTGGATCACCGAAGCAGGCGTGGAAACCGGCGACGCGCCCTTCACCACCACATGGCACGACTCCGGCGCACCAAACGAGGGCATGCTCTGGGCTAGCAAGCTCGCCACGGGCTTCATCGACGCGAATCTCTCGGCTTACCTCTTCTGGGAGGGCtttgagattgaggagaCTCAGTCGGCGAGCCACCTCGTTGATGTGGGCTCTAGTGGTGGCGCTGAGGGCTCGGGGATCTTCTATGCCTTTTCCATGTGGTCGCGCTTTATCCGGCCTGGGGCTCATCGGGTAGAGACCAACGGGTCGGTGGACGATGTTGCAACGGCGGCATTTGTTAATGCTGATGGctcggttgttgttgtgctgACGAATGGTGGTGATGTGGCGCAGACTGTGCAGATTGGGGTGTCAGTTCAGTTTACGGCGGCGGACGCTTGG